In the genome of Tachysurus vachellii isolate PV-2020 chromosome 9, HZAU_Pvac_v1, whole genome shotgun sequence, one region contains:
- the fbxo36a gene encoding LOW QUALITY PROTEIN: F-box only protein 36a (The sequence of the model RefSeq protein was modified relative to this genomic sequence to represent the inferred CDS: substituted 2 bases at 2 genomic stop codons): MASLLPELLFEISGQAASPSKDFYHLAVTKPEISXFTXREVIWRWWKISLPMKQKALPGERKNNEFLNVDKLQQHIIAVFGSKILEYSLGLCEGRFDYLERLIYELCTADKLLLHVLYYLSYQDICHLNQTSHLFKKLCQSKELWEQAMWHSGNELTPEIEMMANMCGWRRISLYHSTAQHYSEADINVHMNENKNKAEPHEYL; encoded by the exons ATGGCATCCCTGCTGCCCGAGTTACTCTTTGAGATTAGTGGTCAGGCGGCTTCTCCCTCTAAAGATTTCTATCATCTTGCTGTAACAAAACCAGAGATATCATAATTTACATGAAGAGAA gTAATATGGAGGTGGTGGAAGATTTCTTTGCCTATGAAGCAAAAAGCATTGCctggagaaaggaaaaataatgaGTTTCTAAACGTTGACAAACTACAGC AACACATTATTGCGGTGTTTGGATCAAAGATCCTGGAGTATTCACTTGGCTTGTGTGAAGGGAGGTTTGATTATCTGGAGCGTTT aatatatgagtTATGTACTGCTGATAAACTGCTACTGCATGTTCTTTACTATCTGAGCTACCAGGACATTTGCCACCTCAACCAGACCTCACACCTTTTCAAGAAG CTATGTCAGTCTAAAGAATTATGGGAGCAGGCAATGTGGCACAGTGGTAATGAGCTCACACCCGAAATAGAGATGATGGCCAACATGTGTGGCTGGAGAAGGATCAGTCTCTATCATAGTACAGCCCAGCATTACAGCGAAGCAGACATAAATGTGCACATGAATGAAAATAAGAACAAAGCTGAGCCACATGAATACCTCTAA